In Banduia mediterranea, the following proteins share a genomic window:
- a CDS encoding alpha/beta fold hydrolase, whose translation MTTQADTARSANVRAPAYRDLPQWQSRSPSADRRGGLMRGRHRAGEPSLHFVHGNGLSGGVYWPFLAPLSEGYGLITQDLEGHGESDPVPGFGGAAHLTARLLDNLEALRGNAGAVIGVGHSYGAALTLCMAALQPQRFSALVLLDPILMPLRTWLASWAAARLGLHPLAKGTRRRRHVWPDRDSVLRHLRGRGVYAGWDEAALAAFADEALRPTDAGLELSCAREMEASIYESPILPRRRMHTISVPVLVISGDRSYPFMPASVAGLQRANPRVQAQQVSGGHCFMLERPQQTAERVRAFLAASGLSPEVGPE comes from the coding sequence ATGACGACGCAAGCCGACACCGCCCGCTCCGCCAACGTGCGCGCGCCGGCCTACCGCGATTTGCCGCAATGGCAGTCTCGATCGCCATCGGCCGACCGCCGTGGTGGGCTCATGCGAGGCCGCCATCGTGCAGGCGAACCGAGCTTGCACTTCGTTCACGGCAACGGTCTCAGCGGCGGCGTCTACTGGCCGTTTCTGGCGCCGTTGAGCGAAGGCTACGGCCTGATCACGCAGGATCTGGAAGGCCACGGCGAGTCCGATCCGGTGCCCGGCTTCGGTGGCGCGGCGCACCTGACGGCTCGCCTGCTGGACAACCTCGAAGCGCTGCGTGGCAATGCCGGCGCGGTGATCGGGGTCGGGCACAGCTATGGCGCGGCGCTGACTCTGTGCATGGCGGCCCTGCAACCGCAGCGTTTCTCGGCATTGGTGCTGTTGGACCCGATCCTGATGCCCTTGCGAACCTGGCTGGCATCCTGGGCCGCCGCGCGTCTCGGGTTGCACCCGCTCGCCAAGGGCACGCGTCGCCGCCGCCACGTCTGGCCGGACCGCGACTCGGTACTGCGGCATCTGCGTGGGCGCGGCGTCTACGCGGGTTGGGACGAGGCCGCGCTGGCGGCCTTTGCCGACGAAGCTCTCAGGCCCACGGACGCCGGCCTGGAACTGAGTTGCGCACGCGAAATGGAGGCTTCGATCTACGAAAGCCCGATACTGCCGCGGCGGCGCATGCACACGATCAGCGTGCCGGTGCTGGTCATCAGCGGCGATCGCAGCTATCCGTTCATGCCGGCCAGCGTGGCCGGATTGCAGCGCGCCAATCCCCGGGTGCAGGCGCAACAGGTGTCCGGCGGGCACTGTTTCATGCTCGAACGGCCGCAACAAACGGCTGAGCGCGTCCGTGCATTTCTCGCCGCAAGCGGCCTGTCGCCCGAAGTCGGCCCGGAATGA